In Candidatus Thermoplasmatota archaeon, a single genomic region encodes these proteins:
- a CDS encoding 50S ribosomal protein L44e has translation MEIPRKINTYCPSCKKHTLHEVEKMKKRKASELKQGQRRFRRVTAGYGGFPRPKPEGREKTTRRVGLKLICTICKKIHQPPSLRAKKFEIGE, from the coding sequence ATGGAGATACCACGAAAGATTAATACGTACTGCCCGTCATGTAAAAAACATACACTTCATGAAGTCGAAAAAATGAAAAAGCGTAAAGCAAGTGAGTTAAAGCAAGGTCAACGTCGGTTTAGACGTGTAACCGCAGGGTATGGTGGTTTTCCCAGACCAAAACCTGAAGGACGAGAAAAAACTACGCGGCGGGTTGGTCTGAAATTGATTTGTACGATCTGTAAAAAAATTCATCAGCCTCCAAGTCTTCGAGCAAAAAAATTTGAGATAGGAGAGTAA
- a CDS encoding 30S ribosomal protein S27e: MQQPKSRFVKVRCNDCDNEQVLFNKATTTVLCHICGSKLAVPNGGKAIIKGKILEMIE; encoded by the coding sequence ATGCAACAACCAAAAAGTCGATTCGTAAAAGTACGATGTAACGACTGTGACAACGAGCAGGTTCTTTTTAATAAGGCAACGACTACGGTTCTGTGTCATATTTGTGGAAGTAAACTTGCAGTTCCGAATGGTGGTAAAGCAATTATCAAAGGAAAAATCCTCGAGATGATCGAATAA